The Paenibacillus spongiae nucleotide sequence GCTTCGATCCGGGAGATCAGCTCCCGGTCATCTGCCTCGCCCAGCTTGCCATCCGGATATCCGAGCTGCTCGACGACAGACAAGCCGAGCACTTGAGCCGCTTCCGCCATCTCATGATCACGGATTGCCCCAAGCTCCTCGCGCGTAGCATGAGCATAATCTCCGTTCTTAAAGCCTGCATCTCCGCGCGTAGCAACGAGAAGGACAGGATCCCCTCCCGAGTCCGCCAGTCGGCGGATTACAGCCGCGCTCATAAACGTCTCGTCATCCGGATGCGCGTAGATGAAGCCTGCTTTTATCCCATTAAGTTGATTCAAATGCTGATTGCTCATAACCTGTCATCGCCTTTCTATTCCTGATGAGCTTCCTGTGTTCTATTATGAGCGAAATAGAAGTCAATCACAATTCACCTATAAACCAGCTAAACAACAAAGAGGCTGCTCAAAACAAATCTCTTGAGTCAACCCCTTCTCTGTGCTCCTATACTACAATTTACGGACGATCGGGCCGGTCGTCTTACGCTCGATGAGCTCGGGCCGGATCAGCGTCTTGCTGAATTTAATCTTGCCTTCTTCCCCGCCTTGGATGACGCCGAACAGCTTGTTCGCCGCCTGATAGCCCATATCCTGTTCATACTGCTTGATGTGGGTAAAAATACTGAATTCCTCTACAATCGACGTCGGATCGTCGAAGGTCACAATCGACAGATCCTCCGGAATGCGCAGACCCGCTTTCTCCGCCATTTGGTAGATATAGACGCCGAGTCTTCCGTTAAGCGCAATATAGGCCGTAGCCATCCTGTTGCGAATATACCGGTATAACGGATGGGATTCGTTATTATCCATCTCGCTCAAATCAAAACCGTTAATGATATGAGCGGGATTGATCAGTTCGCCCTTTTCCTTAAGCGCTTGTATATAGCCTTCGGTTCGCTCCTGCACCGTAACGGTCTGCAGAGGGGAGTCCGAGCAGAGCGCAATCTCGCGATGGCCGTAATTCCATAGTAGATCGACGGCAAGGCTCGTACCCAGCCGACCATCGGAAGCAATATAGTTCGTCTCGACGCCGGGCAGGTAACGGTCGATCAGCACGAACGGAAATCCGTTTAACTTCATGGTTAAGATTTCCTCGTTGTAGCGCTCTTCGTCTACAGGGAAGATCAGCATGCCTTCTACCCCAAGGCGCATAAGCGTCTTGATCGCTTCCTTCTCTTTCTCCAGCTTGCTGCGGCTTAGAAGGATCATGCTCCGGTAGCCCTTCTCGTCCATCGCTTTCTCAATACCCTTAATGATGCGGATGGCAAAATAATCATCGATCGAAGGCATCACGATTCCGATTAATCCGCTCTTGACAGCCCCGCTCTTCAACATCTCCGGCTTATCCGCCGCTGGGTAGGAAGAAGCCGCTGCTGCAACCGGCCCGCCAAGCCCAAGCGGATGAGTATCGCCGCTTTCTTCTTCCGAGGGAATCGTTTCGCTGACGAAGCTCCCGCGTCCCGGAACGCGGGTAATGATCCTTTCGTTAGCCAAACCGGTTAGCGCATTGACCACTGTAATCTTGCTGACGTTGAAGCGATCCATCAGCTCCTTCTCAGTAGGAATCCGGTCCCCTGTCTTTAGTCCTTCCGAATTGATCAGCTCGCGTACATATTCTTGAATTTTTTGATAAAGGGGGATACGATCGGTTGAACTCATTCTCTCACCATATTCTTGCAAGATTTGTTATGTATAATATATATTTTTAACGGTGGATAATCAAGGACAATAGTCTCGTTCTCTGCAAGTTCTCCCCGTTCAGATTCATATAAAAGAGCGCGGAACTCCCTGATGGGCTAGTCCCGCGCTTCTTTATTGTCTATATTGTGAATATTCTATAGGATGCTTAAGTAGAATGTCCTCAACGCTTCTATTATGCCGAGCGGGTTTCTCCGCAAATCTTTGGCGCTGAAGAATACATCGCCTTTGATCTCCGGGTACTTCTTGTTATACATCAGCTGATTGATGATTTCCTGGGAGGACTGCCAGCCGGCTTCCGTCGTTCCCAGCTTGTACGGGGAATGGCCGATATACAGGTCAACCCCTGTACCACGCACCTCCTGCACCCACCAATCTACCAGCTTATCGTAACGCGCCGCGGAGAATGACAGGCTCCAATAGATTTGGGGAGTCACGTAATCGATCCAGCCTTGTTTAATCCATGTCCGGACGTCTGCGTACATGTTGTCATATGCGGTGACGCCTGCCTTGGTATCCGAGCCTGTC carries:
- a CDS encoding GntR family transcriptional regulator, whose amino-acid sequence is MSSTDRIPLYQKIQEYVRELINSEGLKTGDRIPTEKELMDRFNVSKITVVNALTGLANERIITRVPGRGSFVSETIPSEEESGDTHPLGLGGPVAAAASSYPAADKPEMLKSGAVKSGLIGIVMPSIDDYFAIRIIKGIEKAMDEKGYRSMILLSRSKLEKEKEAIKTLMRLGVEGMLIFPVDEERYNEEILTMKLNGFPFVLIDRYLPGVETNYIASDGRLGTSLAVDLLWNYGHREIALCSDSPLQTVTVQERTEGYIQALKEKGELINPAHIINGFDLSEMDNNESHPLYRYIRNRMATAYIALNGRLGVYIYQMAEKAGLRIPEDLSIVTFDDPTSIVEEFSIFTHIKQYEQDMGYQAANKLFGVIQGGEEGKIKFSKTLIRPELIERKTTGPIVRKL